The Hymenobacter sp. 5317J-9 genome has a window encoding:
- a CDS encoding glycosyl hydrolase family 65 protein: MKPTHLLLSFGLLSAAPAVAQQPVLTPEHLRASVARFNALDKEDVINLVPNAQAADWLAQQVPLFECPDSAIQETYYYRWWTFRKHLKQTPDGYVFTEFITPMKHAGPYNTISSALGHHINEGRWLHDPQYIDQYTRFWLTAKQPQVNAKLHSFSSWLPDAVYGLYEVNNNQAFVQELLPALNADYRQWEKERKLPNGMFWQYDVKDAMEESISGGRKEKNVRPTINSYMYGNAKALAAMAKLTKNDTLERKYAAKAKQLRADVQKTLWDPKASFFKVQYEKGGLCEAREELGYIPWYFSLPPDKAEYAKQWEQLTDEQGFKAPWGLTTAERRAPGFRTHGSGHGCEWDGAVWPYATTQTLKGLANLLTDYKHHDGMTAQTYYDELRKYALSHQKDGVPYLGEYQDEKTGEWLKGDNPRSSYYNHSGFADLVITGLVGLKPRPDNVLEVSPLVPTGKWDWFALDQVRYHGRLISVIWDKTGQKYGHGQGLRIFADGREIAHASELKRVTAKLPG; encoded by the coding sequence ATGAAACCCACCCACTTGCTTCTTTCCTTCGGCCTGCTCAGTGCCGCGCCAGCCGTCGCGCAGCAGCCTGTGCTCACGCCGGAGCACCTGCGCGCCAGCGTGGCCCGCTTCAATGCCCTGGACAAGGAGGACGTCATCAACCTCGTGCCCAATGCTCAGGCGGCCGACTGGCTGGCCCAACAAGTGCCGTTGTTCGAGTGCCCCGATTCAGCCATTCAGGAAACGTACTACTACCGCTGGTGGACCTTCCGCAAGCACCTGAAGCAGACGCCTGACGGCTACGTGTTCACGGAGTTCATCACGCCGATGAAGCACGCCGGGCCCTACAACACCATCAGCAGCGCGCTGGGGCACCACATCAACGAAGGCCGCTGGCTGCACGACCCGCAGTACATCGACCAATACACGCGCTTCTGGCTGACGGCCAAGCAGCCGCAGGTGAACGCCAAGCTGCACAGCTTCAGCAGCTGGCTGCCCGATGCGGTGTATGGCTTGTATGAAGTGAATAACAACCAGGCGTTTGTGCAGGAGCTGCTGCCCGCCCTTAACGCCGACTACCGGCAGTGGGAAAAGGAGCGGAAGCTGCCTAATGGTATGTTCTGGCAGTACGACGTGAAGGATGCGATGGAGGAATCCATCAGCGGTGGGCGCAAGGAAAAGAACGTGCGCCCCACCATCAACAGCTACATGTACGGCAATGCCAAAGCCCTGGCTGCCATGGCCAAGCTGACCAAAAACGATACGCTGGAGCGCAAGTACGCCGCCAAAGCCAAGCAGTTGCGTGCCGACGTGCAAAAGACGCTTTGGGACCCGAAAGCCAGCTTTTTCAAAGTGCAATACGAGAAGGGCGGCCTATGCGAGGCGCGGGAGGAGTTGGGCTACATTCCCTGGTATTTCTCGCTGCCGCCCGACAAGGCCGAGTATGCCAAGCAGTGGGAGCAACTCACTGATGAGCAAGGCTTCAAAGCGCCCTGGGGCCTGACCACCGCCGAGCGGCGGGCACCCGGTTTCCGCACCCACGGCTCGGGCCACGGCTGCGAGTGGGACGGCGCGGTGTGGCCCTACGCCACCACCCAAACGCTGAAGGGCCTCGCCAACCTGCTCACCGACTACAAGCACCACGACGGCATGACGGCCCAGACTTACTACGACGAGCTGCGCAAATACGCCCTCTCGCACCAGAAAGACGGCGTGCCCTACCTCGGTGAATACCAGGATGAAAAGACCGGCGAATGGCTGAAGGGCGACAACCCGCGCAGCAGCTACTACAACCATTCCGGCTTCGCTGATTTGGTGATAACTGGCCTCGTGGGCCTAAAGCCGCGCCCCGATAACGTGCTGGAAGTATCCCCACTGGTGCCGACTGGCAAGTGGGATTGGTTCGCGCTGGACCAGGTGCGCTACCACGGCCGTTTGATTTCGGTAATCTGGGACAAAACCGGCCAGAAGTACGGCCATGGCCAGGGCCTGCGCATTTTTGCCGATGGTAGGGAAATAGCCCACGCCAGCGAATTGAAACGGGTGACGGCCAAACTGCCGGGCTGA